In Paraflavitalea devenefica, the following are encoded in one genomic region:
- a CDS encoding DUF4249 domain-containing protein: protein MKKLFYSCVVVLLVMSCKEQFDPPVTAPVNGYLVVDGIINSGTGSTNIRLSRTVNLADSARMNNERNALVRVEGEDNSSYPLAEVAQGLYSHPQLSLSRNVKYRLYIKTSDGKEYVSDYSRVIPTPPIDSIRWEQPGDLQLYINTHDPLNKTLYYRWEWEETWEFHSAFTTQLEYAYGRPGEITGIKYRFPNQNHDLSKYYCWKHGSSTNLIIGSSAKLSRDSIDLPLHFIPRGSVKLSVLYSIKVKQYAVSREGYDFLQRMKKNTEQTGTLFDAQPSELVGNIHAKNNPNEIVIGFVDVADQQEKRIFIRASEMNNWGYRTGCTELIVPNVLDSILAYSYLMPTSVEEMTPFGDILSYRGSGPTCVDCTLTGTNVRPSFWP, encoded by the coding sequence ATGAAAAAGCTTTTTTATAGTTGTGTGGTGGTGTTACTGGTGATGAGTTGCAAGGAGCAATTTGATCCGCCTGTCACCGCGCCTGTCAATGGCTACCTGGTCGTGGACGGCATTATTAATAGTGGAACAGGGTCTACCAATATCAGGCTGTCGCGCACGGTAAACCTGGCCGACAGCGCGCGGATGAATAATGAGCGGAATGCCCTGGTGCGGGTAGAAGGGGAAGACAACAGCAGTTATCCGCTGGCCGAGGTAGCGCAGGGATTGTACAGCCATCCCCAGTTATCCCTTAGCAGGAATGTGAAGTACCGCCTTTATATTAAGACCTCAGATGGCAAAGAGTATGTATCTGATTATTCCAGGGTTATCCCAACTCCGCCTATTGACAGTATCCGCTGGGAGCAGCCAGGCGATCTGCAGTTGTATATTAATACCCACGACCCATTAAATAAGACGCTGTATTACCGCTGGGAATGGGAAGAGACCTGGGAGTTCCATTCTGCTTTCACCACCCAGCTTGAATATGCGTATGGCAGGCCCGGAGAGATTACCGGCATCAAATACAGGTTTCCTAACCAGAATCATGATCTGAGCAAGTATTACTGCTGGAAACATGGTAGCTCTACCAACCTGATCATTGGCTCATCGGCCAAGCTGAGCAGGGACAGTATTGACCTTCCCCTTCATTTTATTCCACGGGGATCCGTGAAATTAAGTGTACTATATAGTATTAAAGTAAAACAATATGCTGTAAGCAGGGAAGGGTATGATTTCCTGCAAAGAATGAAGAAGAATACGGAGCAAACAGGCACCTTGTTCGACGCACAGCCTTCGGAGCTGGTGGGCAATATACATGCTAAGAACAACCCTAATGAGATCGTGATCGGCTTTGTAGATGTAGCTGACCAGCAGGAAAAGAGGATCTTTATCCGGGCCAGCGAAATGAACAACTGGGGATACCGCACCGGCTGCACAGAACTCATAGTGCCGAATGTCCTGGACAGCATTCTTGCCTACAGTTACCTGATGCCTACCTCTGTAGAGGAAATGACGCCATTCGGAGACATTCTTTCATACAGGGGTTCCGGACCTACCTGCGTAGATTGTACGCTTACCGGTACGAATGTGCGTCCTTCGTTCTGGCCTTAA